Below is a genomic region from Bacillus mycoides.
CCCAGAAATAATCATAACGCTCTTTCCTTGATTAATACCATCTAATATGAAATCAATCATTTTCGTAACAATATAGAAAATTGCTAATGAGAACATCGCTTGCTCAATTGAAAATAAAATAGCAACAAATACAAAAATAACCGCATTTACAGCAAGTAAAAATGTACTAATTGGTACTTTAAAATGCTTGTTCATCCAAACAGCTAACATTTCTGACCCATCAATTGCTCCACCCATTTTTACAACAATCCCAACACCAACACCAAATAGAACTCCTCCATAAAGTACAATTAATAATTCCGAAGTTGTAATTGCTGGAAATGGCTTTAAATAAATCAATCCAAGTGTTGTAACAACATTTGCATAAGACGTACGGATAAAGAACTTCTTACCCATTACTTTTGCAGTAAATAGTAAAATTGGGATATTAAGTCCTAAAAATACTCCATAAAGCGGTAATCCAGCAACTTTATTTGCCATAATAGCAATGGCCGTTACCCCGCCATCTACTAATCCATTAGGTGCTAAAATAAGCTCTAATGAACCCGCTACAATAATGGAGCCAATTGTTAATAATACGTATTCAAATACTCTTTTCATTCATTACCCCCAAAACATATATATTTTCTCAGTATTATTTTAACGTAATTTTACTACTAATTCAAAGATATCAGTTTATATACACAAAAGTTTCACCTTTATAGTGATTTTTTATGTAATTTATTTATAAAAACACACTTACGTATTTCAGTAAGTGTGCTCCAAACATTTATTTAAGTTTTAAGTATGAATTCACTTTCATTTTAAATATTTCATCAACTGCTCTATTATACCCACCAGCATTTCGAAGTGACTCTCCAACTTTACGACTATTTTCCTTAAACGTTACATCATACATTACTTTCTTTACAGTCTCACGTAACAATTCAGAAGTTAATTCTTTACGATTAAGCCTTATTCCAGCTCCTACTTCACTCACTCGTTTCGCAACTAAAGGCTGATCTCCTGTTACCGGAATTACAACTAACGGGACACCGTAATATAGTGCTTCACTCGAACTATTCATACCACCGTGTGTCACGAATACATCAGCGTACTGTAATACTTCTAATTGCGGCACATAATTATACAACTTAAAGTTATTCGGAATGTTTTCAAATTGACTTATATTTATCTTCTTACCAACAACTAATACGACTGTCGCTTCTACATCTTTAAACGCTTCAAAACATTTTTCATATAACTCAGGTTGTTCATTAAAAACTGTTCCCATAGAAATGAAAATCAATTGTTTATCTTTTAAATCTTCCATAGGAAAGCTATCTACTTCTTTTCGAGTAGCAATTGATGGACCGACAAACTTATACGATTCATCGAATACATCTGAACGCGGCTGATATTCCTTTGAAGTATATACAATAGTAATATCACCAGGATGATTCATAATATCATACATATTAATACATTTCATTCCATACTGCCTATTCCATTTTTCCATTCCCGCTAAACAAGATTGATATAATGGATTAGTTTCATCTACTTGTCTCGATTCTTGTTCATCATTAAAAGTAATGTACTGATTAAAAGCAAACGTTGTACAAGAAGAAACGCTAGGTAATTTTAAAACATTCGCTATAATACGTCCTACTGGAAAATGATTATCGTATATCAAGTAATCGTACTTTTCCCCTTTTGTTTCTTCTACAATTTGAGTAACAATACGCTCTGATGCTTCAATCATATGAGATAGCATCGTCAAAGGACTCCCACCTTCATTTACTCGTTCCATAATATTAATTTGAGAGAGGAAATTCTCAAACACTCGGAATTCTGCACCTGTTGCTTCAATCTTCTTTCTATAATCTTCAATACAATACGAAACAACTGTTTCCCCTCGCCGAATTAACTCACTTACAATAGCTAAAGTCGGATTTATATGACCTTCTCCAGGGAAATTTATTACGAGTACATTTGCCATAATATTCTCTCCTATCTAATATAATCAATAGTTAATCATATTAATTAATTTAAAACTATTAAGTAATCTATTCTACTTCTTCATATTTTTCTCTTCATTTTATTATTGAGAAATATTTTTCATAACCTACATTATAACTCTTATAAAAGTAGACTTAACCTTTCATTTATTGAAAAATACGGGATTTACATTCAGGCATTTTTCAGATTTATCATCAGAAACATTATTTTGATAATTCATACAAAACTAGAAAAATATAATTTTCACACTGATTTCTCACCATAAATTTATTTAAGTTCTATGTTGTCCCCATCATTATCCACTTGGTACATATTCTGTTATATAATGAATTTATAGAATTTACAGAATAAGGAGTCCTTTCATGCTACAACAACTATTCATTTCACCTATTATATCTGTTCAAGCACTACATCCGGGCTATGAAGACCATGCAAGCGACGTGTTTCTTGTTAAAACAGAAACTGAAGAAGTTATTGTTCGTTCCTCAAAAATGACTGAAGAGCCCAACAATGATTTTTGGTGGGGATGTAAAAACCTTTTTGGAATTGATCCAAGGCATGTACATCATTTAGAAACAATACACGCATTATTGAAAAAGCATACTACCTTGCCCATCCCGACTATTTTGCAAAAACATGTTTTAAATGAGCGAGAGTATGTAATCGTCGAAAAACTAACCGGAAATACGCTGCAATCATTTTTCGGACAACCTGATTCTATTTTATTCAGCCTTGGAAAAGGACTAGCAGAAATTCATTCGTTTCAAGCAGAGTTTATAGGAAACCCATCAAATACTTTCCACATTCCACTAGAAGAATTTAAATCTCACATATTAAAAGTCAGTAAAGATCTTGTAAATAGGTTCTATTCCGATAACGCGAGCATCCAAAACGCATTTCATACTTTTGAGTCACAGCTATCTTCCTTGCCGTCACCGAAGGAATCTACACTCGTTTTAATTGATATGGATCCTACCCAGTTTTTATCAGATAATCAATCTATTACTGGTTTAGTAGATACAGAAGCTTATGCAATTGCTCCACGAGAGTTTGATTTTATTGGATTAGAATATGTACTTACAGAAAAAGAGGCTCATGCTTTTAAACAAGGTTACGAAACCATTATGCCCATTCCTCGTCTTGAAGAATGTAGACATCCCTATCGATATTTGTACCGGTTATTATCTGTTCAGGGCAGTGTGGAGTTAGACAAGTGGTTGCGTCATCCATCCTATTTTTAAATACGAATGAGAGGGATTATGAAATGAATATTGAACAAAAGAAATCTTTAACAGCAAACGAAATTCAGCAAATGAAAGATTTATCTCATATTTGCGGACAACACGATCAAATTGATTACTCGTCAGATTTACATATAAACTTTTTAACTGCCCGTAATATAGAAGTGGTAAATGATTTTCTATTTTATGATGATACTCAATTAATCGGCGCATTAAGTATGTATGACTTTGAGAGACCAACAAAACTGGAGTTAATAGGGTTTGTTCATCCGAACTATAGGAAACAACATATAGGCACTACTCTTTTACAAACCGCAATGAAAGAAATACAAAAAAGAGAGGCAGATGAAGCCCTTCTTATAATTAATGGTGACTCTATTTCAGGGAAATCATTTGCAAAACAAATGAACTTTCCTTATTTATACAGTGAATACGGTATGGAGTTCAAAACAAACGAAGCACAAAAAACAATGAAAAATAATATTAATCTTACCGTTGCATCTTCTGAATTACTTCCTGATCTTATAGAAATCGCTAGTGAAGCTTTTGGAGATTCGGCAGCAAATACATCCACATGGTTACAAAAGATGATGAATTCATCTTCCCATCAAGTTTACAGTGCTCTTATCGATGAAAAAGTGATAGGAACGATTACAGTTACTGAGCAAGAACAATCTACTACACTATCAGGATTTGCAGTTCATCCTTCTTATCAAGGTAAAGGATATGGTAAAGATATTCTTAGTTATATGGTACATACACTTATTACAGAAGGAGTTTCAACAATTGAACTAGACGTCGAAACGAAAAATAACAATGCTTTAAAACTATATACACAATGTGGTTTTGAAATTATGACAAAGTATGATTATTATAGGTTGTTGGAATAGGAGTGACTTTTCTATCGAGGAAGCATGTTATTTTAGAGACGAAATTATTACCTCTTTAAAATCTGTAGGATGTAACAATATACAACTACACGGTATAAATAGAACATTTTTCATTTGTCAAAAATAAAAAAACTGAATCATATCGATTCAGTTTTTTCTTATTTTTTTCTTAATATATTTACAACCGCAGTCGTTTCATCATTTTTTTTATAAACACGTGGAATTCTTCTATCCAACATGCATGTAACTTCATAATTAATTGTACCTAACATATCTGCTATTTCTTCCACCGCAATCTCTTCTTCACCTTGTTTGCCGTAGAATACAACTTCGTCTCCTACTTGTACTGGCATTGCATTTGTAACATCTAGCATAAGCTGATCCATACAAACACGGCCAATTACAGGTACTCGTACTCCGTTTATTAGTGCATGCCCTTTATTAGATAGCTGACGATTATAACCATCAGCATAACCAATCGGTACAGTTGCAATCCATTCTTCGCCCGTTGTTACATAAGTATTCCCATAGCTAACACCACGATTTTTCTTCGCATGTTTAACATGAGCTACTTTTGATTTTAAAGACAACGCTGGCTGTAAGGAAGCAACTGTATGATCCACTTCTCTTGAAGGATACATACCGTAAATTCCAATACCGACACGAACCATATTTTGAAATGTGTTACTAAGTTCCATTGATCCTGCACTGTTTGAACTATGAATATATGGAAAATGAATTCCTAATTCTTCCGCTGTATTTACAGCTTTTTCAAACAAACTTGTTTGCATATTTGTATAAGTTTTATCTATTTCATCGGCGGTAGAGTAATGTGTAAACATCCCTACTACTTCTACATATCGCATACGTTTTAACTCTTCAAAAAACGGTTTAACTTCTTCTTCCTGTAAACCAATACGGCTCATTCCTGTATCAATTTTCACATGAATTCGCACTTTCTTTTGAAGATGGTTTGCAACTTCATCTATACCTTGTAAATCTTCTACTCTATAAACAGTCATCATAACGTCATATTGAATTACATCTTCTACAGCTGCTACTGGTGTATATCCTAAAATTAAAATAGGTACAGTGATTCCAGCTTCTCTTAATTCAATTGCTTCGTCTACAAATGCAACTGCAAGTTGGTTTATTCCTGCTTCAATAGCCGATTTCGCAACTTCAACTGCCCCATGACCATACCCATTCGCTTTTACAGCAGCCATCATTGCAATATTTTCATCATTCACACGTTTTTTAAATTCTTTTACATTATGTTTTACCGCATTTAAGTCAACTTCAACAATTGTATCTCTTCCATATTTCAAGCTCATTGGTCTAACTCCTAACTCAATAATTACATTCCATTCTATTTCACGTTTCATATGACCTTTTACAATATAATACTTTTCACTATGCTAGTCAAACTACTAGAATTTTCGGAATTTTGAGTATGATATAATACCCTTAAGAAACTATTATATACGGAGGTGAGAATAATTACAATGTTTGTTCCATCTGCATTGAATCAAGTTAAAATTGCTATCGATACTTCCATTCAAATACTGAACCAATATACTGAAAGTGATTTGAAAATAAAGCCGATTGAATCAAAGCGGTCATTATTTGAAATGTGCACACATCTTTCCCTTATTTTCCATGCTGATTTACTCATATTAAATGGTATTACGGAAAAAGACTTACATACCTTTTATATAGAACAAACACCAGAAACAATTACTCAAATACAGCAAACGATGATACAAGGGTACGATTTACTTTCTAAAACTTTTTTATCCTATTCCAATGAAGAATTAGCGGAAATTATGACTGCTTATTGGGGTATTTCTTACTCTCGATTCGAATGGTTGCTTGAAATCGTTGCACATTTTTATCATCATCGCGGGCAAATTCATATTTTATTATGTGAGCACGTTAAAGATCCTAACATACCTTTATTTCAATAAAGGTATGTTAGACGACATTAAACTTTTTTAAGGCAAATAAAATACCACCTTTACTCGCCTTCTTTGTAACGAAATCTGCTCTTGTTTTTAACTCTTCTCCACCATTCCCCATCGCAATTCCTAGTCCTACATACTGTAACATCTCAACATCATTTCCACCGTCACCAAAAGCAATTGCTTCTGATTTACAAATTTTCAGATGTTCCAATACCTTTTGAATTGCAGTTAGCTTCGATACTTTACTATCTTCCAACACATTCATAACGTAACCATGAAAACGTTCAAACGTAAGTGCTGGATATCTTTCAAAGAATTTTTGAGCTTCTGTTTCATCAGCATACAGACATACACAATAAATCTCTTCTGATAAGTTTCTAACTTTGTCAGGATACCGCTCTAAATTTAACGTTTCATTTAATGCTCGTATTACACGTTCGTCTTTTGAGGCAATACCATTCATTACAAATTCCTCTGTAAAATAAGAAACACTGTGACCATGTAATTCAGCGAAATTTGAAATATCATGAACAATTCCACTTGAAAGTACCGATTTATGTATAACTTCATCAGCACATTTTATATGTGCACCATTTGCAGAAATAAACGTATTTATGCCCAGCTCTTTAAATTGTGAGCATAAACTATATGGTCTCCCGGTTGTAACAACTACGTGAATTTCTTTATCTATTAACCTTTGTATCGCTTCTTTTGTGCTTTCATGCATACTTCTATCAATCTCACTTAAAAGAGTACCATCCACATCGAAAAATACAACTTTGTACATATCCTCTTACATTCCCTCTAAATGATTTGTATCATTTATAAAATGAATAGTTTTCTGTTTATCCGTAAGTTCAATCAAACTAATTCCCGTATCTCCCATTTTAAAATAATAGTCCATGCTAATTGGCATTTGGAAAAACGCTCGTAAAATACTATTTATTACACCACCGTGTGCAACAATTGCAATTCGGTCATATGTATTCTCTGTCACGATTTTAGAAAAAATTCCTTCTATTCTCATTCTAAATTCAATAAATGATTCCCCGTTTTCAAAACGATCATGAAGAAATTTTGGCTCTGGATATTTTTTCGCTTCTTCAAATGATAACCCTGCTTGTACCCCATTATTAAACTCCATTAATTCTTCTTCTAGTTGAATTGGGCACCCAATTCCTCCTGCTAATGTTTCACCAGTTTCGCGGGCACGTTTTAATGTGCTTGCCCAAATGAAATCTGGCGGGAAATCTGCTTTCACTTTCTGTACAAGTCTTTGCACTTGCTGTCTTCCCTTTTCTGTTAATTCAAAGTCAGCTCGCCCTTCATGTACATTTAAAATATCAGCTTCTGATTCACCGTGGCGTATTAATATTATTTGCATATTCCCCCTACTTCCTCATTTAATATTCACAAGATTCCATTATATCACATTCTTACCTTTCCATAACAAAAAGGAACGGTTTCCCGTTCCTCACCCATTCACTTTCTCCGCATTGTTCCAATAATATTTACTAAACGCTTCCGTCAACACATCAATTGTGTTATATAATTCATCTAATGTATTATCAACACCACCAACTTCAATTAACATCGCATTTTTAGATAAATCTTGATTATAAACGCCATTTCCATCTTTTTTATACTTTGGAAAGATTCCTCTGCTTAATCCGTAATAGTTTTCATCTAAATAACTATTGATTGCTCTTGCAATTTTTTCATTTTCAGCACGCCCTTCATTTTCCATCCCAATTATAAAATATAATCTTGCATACGATTTCTCGTTAATTACTTTTGTTGTTACCTTCTTCCGCTGATCATCACGGTGTATATCAATCGGAAACGCAATTTTATTATTTTGTGCTAATGTTTCTTTTACATATTCATGAGACGCTTTATATGATTGCGGCCATTTCCATTTTTTACTCGCTAATAAATCCCCCATATTCGTTTTATCATGAACTACCGGAATTCCTTGTCCTTCAAGTTGTTCTTTCATACGTTTCCCTAGTAAGGACACATTTACATCTGGACTTGATGGATCGGTAGCCCCTGGTAATAACGGAAAGAAAGATTCCCAGCTATGTGTATGATAAATATATACTGCACTTTCACCTTTTTTCGCTCCGTTCTTTTTCTGAACCGGATTATTCTTTTCAGCTTCTGTAACTTTATCTTTTGCTACTTCTCGCTCTTTCGTTACTTCTTCAATCGGTACACTAGATTCATTTGGGATATTCGTAAAGTTTGTCCCTTCCCCAGCTACGATAATGTTAGAGTAATACTTTGACATACCAGGCACTTCTTTACCGACAAACGTTCTTAAATCTTTAATTTTCAAATCCGTCGCAATCGAGAACATTAAATTTCCAAATGACTCCCTTTTATTCTGCTTAAAATAATCAAATCCGTAATAGCGATTCTCACTTTCTAGCATTTGAACAAAACCTTGCATCGATACTTTTCCAAACCATTGATTCGCGTAATTCGATTTCATTGTATGTAAAAGCGACGTCAAAATCGACGCAATAATAATTGTGACTAGTGCATATAGAAAGAGTAACGAGATTAGTTTCTTCCCATGTATACGGGTTGCATACTTCTTCACTGTATCACCTTCTTTATACATGGATATGTACAAGCCTTTCGTAATATACGCAAAAAAAAAAAGAGAAATGGCAGCCCATTTCTCTTCCTCACTCTTATTGTTCTTTTTCTGTATCTGACGAAGGTAATTTCTTCGTTTGTTTCTCTTTAAAGATTTCCCCAATTGCCCCAAGAGTACCAAGTGTTTCAATTGCATTAGACGGAATAAAGACTTTATTCGCTGGTCCTTTTGCAACCTCAATCAATGATTCAAATGATTTATAAGCAAGTACGCGCTCATCTAAATCTGCTGCACGAAGTAACTCAATTCGATTTTGTTCTGCTTTTGCAATTTCCTCAATCGCTCTTGCTTCCCCTTGCGCTTCTAATTCTTTCGCTTCTCGTATACCTTCCGCTTCACGAATACGTGCTTCTTTATCCCCTTCAGCCATTAAAATTTTACTTTGTTTTTCCCCTTCAGCACGAAGGACTTTATCTTGTTTCGCTGCTTCAGCTTCTAAAATGATCGCACGTTTATTACGTTCTGCTTTCATTTGTTTTTCCATTGATACTTGCACATCTTTTGGTGGATTAATATCGACTATTTCGACACGTTCAATACGAACGCCCCATTTTTCTGTCGCTTCATCAAGTGCTAAACGAATTTCTGTTGAAATTTTTTCACGACCTGATAATGTTTCATCAAGCTCCATTTTACCAATAATTTGACGCATTGTTGCAGATGTAATATTACGAACACCAT
It encodes:
- a CDS encoding YitT family protein, whose protein sequence is MKRVFEYVLLTIGSIIVAGSLELILAPNGLVDGGVTAIAIMANKVAGLPLYGVFLGLNIPILLFTAKVMGKKFFIRTSYANVVTTLGLIYLKPFPAITTSELLIVLYGGVLFGVGVGIVVKMGGAIDGSEMLAVWMNKHFKVPISTFLLAVNAVIFVFVAILFSIEQAMFSLAIFYIVTKMIDFILDGINQGKSVMIISGKNKEIGDLFMKELQLSVTYLHGEGGFLGEHKKIIYCITNRFIYPKMKDLVLSVDPTAIIEASYSTETTGVKRPGRTARSGDVSEK
- a CDS encoding macrolide family glycosyltransferase, which encodes MANVLVINFPGEGHINPTLAIVSELIRRGETVVSYCIEDYRKKIEATGAEFRVFENFLSQINIMERVNEGGSPLTMLSHMIEASERIVTQIVEETKGEKYDYLIYDNHFPVGRIIANVLKLPSVSSCTTFAFNQYITFNDEQESRQVDETNPLYQSCLAGMEKWNRQYGMKCINMYDIMNHPGDITIVYTSKEYQPRSDVFDESYKFVGPSIATRKEVDSFPMEDLKDKQLIFISMGTVFNEQPELYEKCFEAFKDVEATVVLVVGKKINISQFENIPNNFKLYNYVPQLEVLQYADVFVTHGGMNSSSEALYYGVPLVVIPVTGDQPLVAKRVSEVGAGIRLNRKELTSELLRETVKKVMYDVTFKENSRKVGESLRNAGGYNRAVDEIFKMKVNSYLKLK
- a CDS encoding phosphotransferase → MLQQLFISPIISVQALHPGYEDHASDVFLVKTETEEVIVRSSKMTEEPNNDFWWGCKNLFGIDPRHVHHLETIHALLKKHTTLPIPTILQKHVLNEREYVIVEKLTGNTLQSFFGQPDSILFSLGKGLAEIHSFQAEFIGNPSNTFHIPLEEFKSHILKVSKDLVNRFYSDNASIQNAFHTFESQLSSLPSPKESTLVLIDMDPTQFLSDNQSITGLVDTEAYAIAPREFDFIGLEYVLTEKEAHAFKQGYETIMPIPRLEECRHPYRYLYRLLSVQGSVELDKWLRHPSYF
- a CDS encoding GNAT family N-acetyltransferase, coding for MNIEQKKSLTANEIQQMKDLSHICGQHDQIDYSSDLHINFLTARNIEVVNDFLFYDDTQLIGALSMYDFERPTKLELIGFVHPNYRKQHIGTTLLQTAMKEIQKREADEALLIINGDSISGKSFAKQMNFPYLYSEYGMEFKTNEAQKTMKNNINLTVASSELLPDLIEIASEAFGDSAANTSTWLQKMMNSSSHQVYSALIDEKVIGTITVTEQEQSTTLSGFAVHPSYQGKGYGKDILSYMVHTLITEGVSTIELDVETKNNNALKLYTQCGFEIMTKYDYYRLLE
- the alr gene encoding alanine racemase, which translates into the protein MSLKYGRDTIVEVDLNAVKHNVKEFKKRVNDENIAMMAAVKANGYGHGAVEVAKSAIEAGINQLAVAFVDEAIELREAGITVPILILGYTPVAAVEDVIQYDVMMTVYRVEDLQGIDEVANHLQKKVRIHVKIDTGMSRIGLQEEEVKPFFEELKRMRYVEVVGMFTHYSTADEIDKTYTNMQTSLFEKAVNTAEELGIHFPYIHSSNSAGSMELSNTFQNMVRVGIGIYGMYPSREVDHTVASLQPALSLKSKVAHVKHAKKNRGVSYGNTYVTTGEEWIATVPIGYADGYNRQLSNKGHALINGVRVPVIGRVCMDQLMLDVTNAMPVQVGDEVVFYGKQGEEEIAVEEIADMLGTINYEVTCMLDRRIPRVYKKNDETTAVVNILRKK
- a CDS encoding DinB family protein, whose translation is MFVPSALNQVKIAIDTSIQILNQYTESDLKIKPIESKRSLFEMCTHLSLIFHADLLILNGITEKDLHTFYIEQTPETITQIQQTMIQGYDLLSKTFLSYSNEELAEIMTAYWGISYSRFEWLLEIVAHFYHHRGQIHILLCEHVKDPNIPLFQ
- a CDS encoding Cof-type HAD-IIB family hydrolase, with product MYKVVFFDVDGTLLSEIDRSMHESTKEAIQRLIDKEIHVVVTTGRPYSLCSQFKELGINTFISANGAHIKCADEVIHKSVLSSGIVHDISNFAELHGHSVSYFTEEFVMNGIASKDERVIRALNETLNLERYPDKVRNLSEEIYCVCLYADETEAQKFFERYPALTFERFHGYVMNVLEDSKVSKLTAIQKVLEHLKICKSEAIAFGDGGNDVEMLQYVGLGIAMGNGGEELKTRADFVTKKASKGGILFALKKFNVV
- a CDS encoding histidine phosphatase family protein, with the translated sequence MQIILIRHGESEADILNVHEGRADFELTEKGRQQVQRLVQKVKADFPPDFIWASTLKRARETGETLAGGIGCPIQLEEELMEFNNGVQAGLSFEEAKKYPEPKFLHDRFENGESFIEFRMRIEGIFSKIVTENTYDRIAIVAHGGVINSILRAFFQMPISMDYYFKMGDTGISLIELTDKQKTIHFINDTNHLEGM
- the spoIIP gene encoding stage II sporulation protein P, which encodes MYKEGDTVKKYATRIHGKKLISLLFLYALVTIIIASILTSLLHTMKSNYANQWFGKVSMQGFVQMLESENRYYGFDYFKQNKRESFGNLMFSIATDLKIKDLRTFVGKEVPGMSKYYSNIIVAGEGTNFTNIPNESSVPIEEVTKEREVAKDKVTEAEKNNPVQKKNGAKKGESAVYIYHTHSWESFFPLLPGATDPSSPDVNVSLLGKRMKEQLEGQGIPVVHDKTNMGDLLASKKWKWPQSYKASHEYVKETLAQNNKIAFPIDIHRDDQRKKVTTKVINEKSYARLYFIIGMENEGRAENEKIARAINSYLDENYYGLSRGIFPKYKKDGNGVYNQDLSKNAMLIEVGGVDNTLDELYNTIDVLTEAFSKYYWNNAEKVNG
- a CDS encoding SPFH domain-containing protein, with the translated sequence MAVALTLTIIFALIVVVFIALTIKIISQQKVGVVERFGKFQRIMHPGLNILIPIVDRVRVYHDLRIQQTNVPPQKVITKDNVQVEIDTIIFYQIVEPELATYGISNYEYGVRNITSATMRQIIGKMELDETLSGREKISTEIRLALDEATEKWGVRIERVEIVDINPPKDVQVSMEKQMKAERNKRAIILEAEAAKQDKVLRAEGEKQSKILMAEGDKEARIREAEGIREAKELEAQGEARAIEEIAKAEQNRIELLRAADLDERVLAYKSFESLIEVAKGPANKVFIPSNAIETLGTLGAIGEIFKEKQTKKLPSSDTEKEQ